A window from Podospora bellae-mahoneyi strain CBS 112042 chromosome 1 map unlocalized CBS112042p_1, whole genome shotgun sequence encodes these proteins:
- a CDS encoding uncharacterized protein (COG:M; COG:O; COG:T; EggNog:ENOG503NWWI), whose amino-acid sequence MAYNGQYGGGPGKGYGGGLGQQRPPPQRQYPPGPGGPQQYNGPPPPQQQQYNGPPPQQQQQYDQYQEGYDYGYDDYGNGNGYDQGYDGQYNENYGRGGPPPNQGYPQQDYYGPGPNGSPGLNGPNGYGRGGPPMRGGRGGPTRPAPGGGRGGPYPPRGGGYGPGPGGPGRGYPPQGRPGPLERGPNSDPTANRGPPMNPGGSNGPFPAFPGAHAKSDLAQEQEIVAQMEGVNLSGGSRAGPWGPSGPDPQRGPGPMRPPNGYGGPMSSPRGPPQPHRGQEYPDQRRGPPPGPPRPLGPGYGQQPGGYGDENFGPPGRSMTMPAREPMDMRHPGPPPRRDSAPYNGPIGPGGRGGGMPQRPSTAQSMRAPRGYPPVDAPPLPQNNFQDAQYRNPPDSGYGGPGPGQGQGQDRPASVDDFYDYYGTNEEYPAQNPPSASARSELPDFESIRQQPPRNSFDQHMQHGLPEQPRNGPGRQPEVSRAKSQPDLRNSQTAVFEMAGDIPPLPTQRQPPQQLGPHQQGSFDGPPNFSRGPGPSQTGSPGPGHLPPGPTPYRPGQSPLTQTSNSSDSLPSHPAPVRPGHMAGSMVNLSDRPPPVRNYSGVNNNNGIPPYGGNTPTPPAGGYPSQQPQGQFGGNQTPAQPAGNPPSAKPVEEPVTVQELEHLRAVIKNDANDQASALRLAKRLVEASDVLVPNLPDPKARARSRERFLVDANKILRKLEKANNPEAMFFLADCLGRGLFGSEPDNAHAFSLYQSAAKLGHAAAAYRTAVCCEIGNDEGGGTRKDPVKAFQWYKRAATLGDTPAMYKVGMILLKGLLGQPRNPREAISWLKRAAERADAENPHALHELALLYESAEPNDVIIRDEAYAFQLFKQAAELGYKFSQFRLGCCYEYGLLGCPIDPRMSIMWYSRAAMQEEHQSELCLSGWYLTGSEGVLQQSDTEAYLWARKAAMAGLAKAEYAMGYFTEVGIGVQANMEDAKRWYWRAAAQDFPKARQRLEDLKRSGKNSQPRARERISRSKVGKQQEGECLVM is encoded by the exons ATGGCCTATAACGGCCAGTATGGAGGAGGACCTGGAAAAGGGTATGGTGGAGGACTTGGGCAGCAACGACCGCCGCCGCAAAGACAATATCCGCCCGGGCCTGGAGGACCACAGCAGTACAATgggcctcctccaccacagcagcagcagtacaATGGGccgcctcctcagcaacaacagcagtaTGATCAGTATCAAGAGGGCTATGACTATGGCTACGACGATTATGGGAACGGAAACGGTTATGACCAGGGCTATGATGGTCAATACAACGAGAATtacggacgaggaggaccTCCACCGAACCAAGGCTACCCGCAGCAAGATTATTACGGCCCAGGACCGAATGGATCCCCGGGTCTTAACGGACCTAATGGTTATGGAAGGGGCGGACCACCAATGCGAGGCGGAAGAGGCGGACCTACGAGACCTGCCCCaggcggcggccgaggaggcccCTATCCTCCTCGTGGAGGTGGATATGGTCCTGGCCCGGGAGGCCCTGGGAGAGGCTACCCCCCTCAAGGACGTCCTGGCCCGCTTGAAAGGGGTCCCAATTCAGACCCAACTG CAAACCGGGGACCACCAATGAATCCAGGAGGAAGCAACGGACCCTTTCCCGCATTCCCAGGAGCTCACGCAAAATCAGATCTCGCTCAGGAACAGGAAATTGTGGCTCAAATGGAGGGCGTCAATCTGTCTGGAGGATCAAGAGCAGGACCATGGGGTCCAAGTGGTCCCGATCCACAACGAGGACCTGGACCGATGCGCCCCCCCAATGGGTATGGAGGACCTATGAGTTCCCCTCGGGGACCCCCGCAACCACATCGTGGTCAGGAGTATCCCGATCAACGGCGTGGACCTCCTCCTGGACCCCCCCGGCCTCTTGGACCTGGTTATGGACAGCAGCCCGGTGGATACGGAGACGAAAACTTTGGGCCTCCAGGACGCAGCATGACAATGCCAGCAAGAGAACCAATGGATATGCGCCATCCAggacctcctccacggcgTGATAGTGCTCCTTATAACGGGCCGATTGGACCCGGTGGACGTGGGGGTGGTATGCCACAGAGACCGAGCACTGCGCAAAGCATGCGCGCACCACGAGGTTATCCTCCCGTCGACGCCCCTCCTTTACCTCAGAACAATTTCCAAGATGCTCAGTACAGGAATCCTCCCGATTCGGGTTATGGAGGCCCAGGTCCaggtcagggtcagggtcaggACCGTCCTGCGTCTGTCGATGACTTTTACGATTATTATGGCACCAATGAAGAGTATCCGGCTCAGAACCCACCATCAGCATCGGCTCGATCAGAACTCCCAGACTTTGAATCCATACGCCAACAACCGCCAAGGAACTCGTTCGATCAGCACATGCAGCATGGACTACCAGAGCAGCCTCGAAACGGGCCGGGTCGACAGCCTGAGGTTAGCAGAGCCAAATCTCAGCCTGATCTGCGTAACTCGCAAACTGCTGTGTTCGAAATGGCGGGCGatatccctcctctccctacACAAAGACAACCACCGCAGCAGCTAGGcccacatcaacaaggcTCGTTCGATGGGCCCCCAAACTTCTCACGAGGTCCTGGTCCATCACAAACCGGATCACCTGGGCCTGGCCACCTACCACCTGGTCCAACTCCATACAGGCCAGGACAGTCGCCTCTTACACAAACTAGCAACAGTAGTGACAGTCTACCTTCGCATCCTGCACCCGTCCGTCCTGGGCATATGGCTGGATCTATGGTGAATTTGAGTGACCGTCCTCCACCGGTAAGGAATTATAGTGGGgtaaacaacaacaacggtaTACCACCATATGGAGGCAACACGCCCACACCGCCTGCAGGAGGTTATCCTTCCCAGCAACCTCAGGGTCAGTTTGGCGGTAACCAAACACCTGCTCAGCCAGCTGGTAACCCACCTTCAGCAAAGCCCGTGGAGGAGCCCGTGACAGTACAAGAACTTGAACACCTTCGAGCAGTGATCAAGAACGATGCAAACGATCAAGCATCGGCTCTTCGTCTCGCCAAACGTCTGGTGGAAGCGTCGGACGTGCTTgtccccaacctcccagacCCCAAGGCTCGCGCCCGATCACGCGAAAGATTCCTAGTTGATGCCAACAAGATTCTTCGCAAACTCGAGaaagccaacaaccccgaaGCGATGTTTTTCTTGGCCGACTGTCTTGGCCGTGGTCTGTTTGGCAGCGAGCCGGATAATGCTCACGCTTTCTCGCTCTACCAGTCAGCAGCCAAACTCGgccatgcagcagcagcctacCGCACGGCCGTGTGCTGCGAGATTGGCAACGACGAAGGAGGTGGCACCCGCAAGGACCCAGTCAAGGCCTTCCAGTGGTACAAGCGTGCAGCTACTCTGGGTGACACCCCAGCCATGTACAAGGTCGGCATGATCCTGCTCAAGGGACTGCTTGGTCAACCGCGCAATCCTCGCGAGGCAATCAGCTGGCTTAAGCGCGCTGCTGAGAGAGCCGACGCCGAGAACCCGCATGCACTTCACGAACTGGCGCTGCTTTATGAGAGCGCGGAGCCGAATGATGTGATTATTCGGGATGAGGCATATGCTTTCCAGCTGTTCAAACAAGCGGCAGAGCTGGGTTACAAGTTCAGTCAGTTTAGACTGGGGTGCTGTTACGAGtatgggttgttggggtgcCCGATTGATCCACGGATGTCGATAATGTGGTATTCGCGTGCGGCGATGCAGGAGGAGCACCAGAGCGAACTGTGCTTGTCGGGATGGTATCTTACTGGAAGCGAGGGGGTGCTGCAGCAGAGCGATACTGAGGCGTACCtgtgggcgaggaaggcggcgatggcggggCTGGCCAAGGCGGAGTATGCGATGGGGTACTTCACCGAGGTGGGGATTGGTGTTCAGGCCAATATGGAAGATGCGAAAAGATGGTACTGGAGGGCTGCTG CTCAGGATTTCCCCAAGGCGAGGCAACGGTTGGAGGATCTGAAGAGGTCAGGCAAGAATAGTCAACCGAGGGCGAGAGAGAGGATATCGAGAAGTAAGGTTgggaagcagcaggagggggagtgcTTGGTGATGTAG
- the cbp4 gene encoding Assembly factor cbp4 (COG:U; EggNog:ENOG503P5A6) — translation MGKVNWWLWTKMLAAGGGVIWGGPALVRYLQPTDEELFQKYNPELQKRSLERRYEREKEFDDFVVKLKEQAKSDKPIWILQAEEEKANATNMARQQKLAESLRLAEEVKARREAMRKETGLPVDSGKQGK, via the exons ATGGGCAAGGTCAACTGGTGGCTATGGACCAAAATGCTTGCGGC CGGAGGGGGTGTTATTTGGGGTGGTCCAGCTCTTGTTAGATATCTTCAACCGACAGACGAAGAGCTCTTCCAGAAGTACAACCCGGAGCTGCAAAAGCGcagcttggagaggaggtaTGAACGTGAGAAGGAGTTTGACGACTTTGTGGTCAAGCTGAAGGAGCAGGCGAAATCCGATAAGCCGA TTTGGATTCTTCAagcggaggaagagaaggccaATGCCACCAACATGGCTAGACAGCAGAAGCTCGCTGAAAGTTTGAGACTTGCCGAGGAAGTCAAGGCAAGAAGAGAAGCCATGAGAAAAGAGACAGGACTACCAGTGGATTCGGGCAAGCAAGGCAAGTAA
- the EGD1 gene encoding Nascent polypeptide-associated complex subunit beta (EggNog:ENOG503P2BQ; BUSCO:EOG092653SU; COG:K), which produces MADVQERLKKLGASARIGGKGTPRRKVKRAPARSAGDDKKLQASLKKLNVQPIQAIEEVNMFKSDGNVIHFAAPKVHAAVPANTFAIYGNGEDKELTELVPGILNQLGPDSLASLRKLAESYQNLQKGEKADEEDDIPDLVAGENFENKVE; this is translated from the exons ATGGCGGATGTTCAGGAACGCCTCAAGAAGCTCGGTGCTTCCGCTCGTATCG GTGGCAAGGGTACTCCCCGGAGAAAGGTCAAGCGTGCGCCTGCCCGCTCCGCCGGTGACGACAAGAAGCTCCAGGCTTccctcaagaagctcaatgTCCAGCCCATCCAGGCCATTGAGGAGGTGAACATGTTCAAGAGCGACGGCAACGTCATCCACTTCGCCGCTCCCAAGG TTCATGCCGCCGTCCCCGCTAACACCTTCGCCATCTACGGCAACGGTGAGGACAAGGAGCTGACTGAGCTCGTTCCCGGGATCCTTAACCAGCTCGGCCCCGACTCTCTCGCCTCCCTCCGCAAGCTCGCCGAGAGCTACCAGAACCTGCAGAAGGGCGAGAaggctgacgaggaggatgatatcCCCGACCTCGTTGCTGGCGAGAACTTCGAGAACAAGGTCGAGTAA
- a CDS encoding uncharacterized protein (BUSCO:EOG09263CG2; COG:A; EggNog:ENOG503NXM6): MAVTADEVANVVLSEFKKLPAKRKPTVRGNGLHEWVPLSGIVAKGPAFLKCVALATGMKCLPASKLPQANGIAIHDWHAEVLALRAFNRFILDECKRLTLDSTFTSDFLCRTSSSSLPPFIWRPDVSLHMYCSEAPCGDSSMELTMASQPDSTPWSSPILLSEQPDGQLLGRGYFSHLGIVRRKPSRPDAPPTNSKSCSDKIALKQCTSLLSSLTSLLISPKNVYLTSLVLSESQYSETGCTRCYGFDFDSSPPGRMSCLTTKPLTWADGYKTSPFKIETTQHEFDYSKRTVTARSDKISPSNLAVCWTYNKEVEEGIIGGVLQGRKAFDIKGASAVSRMKMWRLAVEVAEGLHGPEGELLKELKRGTYDEVKEESVLLQSRRKVKEEVRGEALKGWVRNTGDGGFRL, translated from the exons ATGGCAGTAACAGCAGATGAAGTGGCCAATGTTGTTCTCTCAGAGTTCAAAAAGCTCCCAGCCAAGAGGAAGCCAACTGTCCGTGGCAATGGCCTTCATGAATGGGTGCCCCTGAGCGGCATCGTTGCCAAAG GCCCAGCGTTTCTGAAATGTGTAGCCCTGGC AACCGGCATGAAATGCCTCCCAGCTTCCAAGCTCCCCCAAGCCAACGGCATAGCCATTCACGATTGGCACGCTGAGGTCCTCGCTCTCCGCGCGTTCAACCGCTTCATCCTCGATGAGTGCAAACGCCTCACTCTAGATAGCACCTTCACATCAGACTTCCTCTGCCggacctcttcttcatcactcCCGCCATTCATTTGGCGCCCAGACGTATCCCTCCACATGTACTGCTCCGAAGCACCCT GCGGCGATAGCTCCATGGAACTAACCATGGCCTCCCAACCAGACTCAACCCCTTGGTCATCACCAATCCTCCTTTCCGAACAACCAGACGGTCAACTCCTCGGAAGAGGCTACTTCTCCCACCTAGGCATCGTCCGCCGCAAACCCTCCCGCCCGGACGCACCCCCCACAAACTCCAAATCCTGCTCTGACAAAATCGCCCTCAAGCAATGCACCTCACTCCtatcctccctcacctccctcctcatctcccccaagAACGTCTACTTGACTTCCTTAGTGCTTTCAGAGTCGCAATACTCAGAGACGGGCTGTACGAGATGTTACGGCTTCGACTTTGACTCCTCCCCGCCGGGAAGGATGTCCTGCCTTACAACCAAACCTCTGACCTGGGCTGACGGTTACAAGACGTCACCATTCAAAATTGAGACAACTCAACATGAGTTTGACTACTCCAAGCGGACGGTGACGGCAAGAAGTGACAAGATCTCACCCTCCAATCTGGCTGTTTGTTGGACTTACAAcaaggaggtggaagaggggatAATAGGAGGAGTACTTCAAGGCCGGAAAGCATTTGATATCAAGGGTGCGAGTGCGGTCTCCCGCATGAAGATGTGGCGTTTGGCtgtggaggtggcggagggtCTTCATGGCCCGGAAGGGGAGCTTCTCAAAGAGCTGAAAAGAGGGACGTATGATGAGGTAAAAGAGGAAAGTGTGTTGTTGCAATCTAGGaggaaggtcaaggaggaggtcagaGGGGAAGCTTTGAAGGGCTGGGTGAGGAACACAGGGGACGGCGGGTTTCGCCTATAA